From Alteromonas australica, one genomic window encodes:
- a CDS encoding heavy metal response regulator transcription factor gives MKILVVEDEVKTGDYIKQGLIESGFVVELVRTGLDGHHKSMIGDYELIVLDVMLPDIEGWKILSSLRESGKFTPVLFLTARDHVNDRVKGLELGADDYLVKPFAFAELLARVRTLIRRGTSVPNNTLHIADLELDIPSRVAKRGGKVINLTTKEFTLLELMVRRQGEVLPRSLIASQVWDMNFDSDTNVIDVAIRRLRAKIDDDFPVKLIQTVRGMGYKMSVDDSNE, from the coding sequence ATGAAAATACTTGTAGTCGAAGACGAAGTAAAAACGGGCGATTACATCAAACAAGGGCTAATTGAATCCGGCTTTGTTGTAGAATTAGTAAGGACTGGCCTGGATGGTCACCACAAATCGATGATTGGTGATTATGAATTAATCGTACTCGATGTAATGCTGCCCGACATAGAAGGTTGGAAAATCCTGTCTTCATTGAGAGAGTCTGGTAAATTTACACCCGTTCTTTTTTTAACCGCTCGCGATCACGTTAATGACAGAGTCAAAGGACTTGAGTTAGGCGCAGACGATTATTTGGTTAAACCGTTTGCTTTCGCGGAACTCCTCGCAAGAGTGCGCACCTTGATCAGGAGAGGGACTTCTGTCCCTAACAACACGTTACACATTGCAGATTTGGAGCTTGATATCCCTTCTCGCGTTGCGAAGCGCGGTGGCAAAGTAATCAATCTGACGACTAAAGAGTTTACATTGCTTGAACTAATGGTCAGACGTCAAGGTGAAGTATTGCCCCGTTCTTTGATCGCCTCTCAGGTATGGGACATGAATTTTGACAGTGACACGAATGTCATTGATGTCGCTATCCGAAGATTGCGTGCAAAAATTGATGATGACTTTCCTGTAAAGCTAATTCAAACTGTCAGGGGGATGGGCTATAAAATGAGTGTAGATGATAGTAACGAATAA
- a CDS encoding DUF411 domain-containing protein, translated as MNKNIPFGALFSLVLFLTACSDVLQAKNDAKSATQAPKFTLHVYKSRTCKCCQKWVRHVEEHGFETDVTNVTLMSRVKDKYGVEPQYRSCHTALSQDGFVFEGHIPAKYIQQFLENPPEGVLGLSVPAMPIGSPGMEVDERFQPYLVLQLNVDGSVTTFAEVNTYEEQF; from the coding sequence ATGAACAAAAATATACCGTTTGGGGCTTTGTTTTCTTTAGTCCTCTTTTTAACGGCGTGCAGTGATGTACTGCAGGCAAAGAATGATGCAAAGTCTGCAACACAGGCACCGAAATTCACATTACATGTCTACAAGAGTAGAACATGTAAATGTTGTCAAAAATGGGTGCGACATGTTGAAGAACATGGCTTTGAGACAGATGTGACAAATGTCACGCTAATGTCCAGAGTCAAAGATAAATATGGCGTCGAACCCCAGTATCGCTCCTGCCATACTGCTCTTTCTCAGGACGGGTTTGTATTTGAGGGGCACATACCCGCAAAATACATCCAACAATTTTTAGAAAACCCTCCTGAAGGGGTTTTAGGGTTGAGCGTTCCAGCCATGCCAATTGGATCGCCGGGCATGGAAGTTGACGAACGATTCCAACCTTACCTTGTATTGCAACTCAATGTAGATGGTTCAGTTACGACCTTTGCTGAAGTCAACACCTATGAGGAGCAATTCTAA
- a CDS encoding TolC family protein, whose product MNRFCLFVSIWGAFSFSMVSPAIANEKLTLKRAVEIAVENDPWLVSSAHRERATLSSSVVASSLPDPVVNIGLANVPTDGFAFDQEPMTQLKVGVSQMFPRGDSLAIRSRQLREQAAEHPLMRADRVAKARVQVSNLWLEIYRAQQSVKLIDEDKALFEQLSDIAKANYSTAFGRVNQQDIVRAKLELTRLEDRLTKLRALEERATGKLLEWLVRDQNYPSQSGFDAFSRLTLPHALPEIKNMGQNMRTILERRDQQSLAMVLNQHPLILSIEQRIRASQTGIDLAKEKYKPQWGVNASYAYRDDTPDGTSRADFLSMGVSFDVPLFTENRQDQEVSAAVSLSEAIKTDKRLVLREMMSYIQSLYAENERLMERQALYELELLEQMQEQAEASLNAYTNDEGDFAEVVRARIADLNARIDALDISVDLVKTKIQLNYYFDTNAGIPLSQIGEQQ is encoded by the coding sequence ATGAACCGGTTTTGTCTTTTTGTTTCTATTTGGGGAGCGTTCTCGTTCTCGATGGTCTCTCCCGCTATCGCGAATGAAAAATTAACGCTCAAACGTGCAGTAGAAATAGCGGTAGAAAATGATCCATGGCTCGTTAGCAGTGCACATCGTGAACGTGCCACATTGTCCAGTAGTGTCGTCGCCTCGAGCCTACCAGACCCCGTTGTCAACATCGGTTTAGCAAATGTACCCACTGATGGTTTTGCGTTTGATCAAGAGCCCATGACTCAGCTAAAAGTAGGTGTGTCACAGATGTTTCCTCGTGGTGATTCGTTAGCCATAAGGTCTCGTCAATTGCGGGAGCAAGCAGCAGAGCATCCCCTGATGAGAGCCGACCGAGTGGCCAAAGCACGCGTTCAAGTATCAAACTTATGGTTAGAAATATATCGGGCGCAGCAAAGTGTAAAGCTAATTGATGAAGATAAAGCGTTATTTGAACAGCTCAGCGATATCGCAAAGGCAAATTATTCAACTGCCTTTGGACGCGTAAATCAGCAAGATATCGTTCGTGCAAAGTTGGAATTAACAAGGTTGGAAGACCGACTTACAAAACTACGAGCATTAGAAGAAAGAGCCACAGGGAAGCTTCTAGAGTGGCTAGTTAGAGATCAAAATTATCCAAGTCAATCGGGATTTGATGCCTTTTCTCGATTAACGTTGCCGCATGCCCTACCTGAGATCAAAAACATGGGGCAGAATATGAGAACAATACTTGAGCGCAGAGATCAACAATCGCTTGCAATGGTTCTCAATCAACACCCTTTGATCCTCTCGATAGAGCAAAGAATTCGCGCCAGCCAAACCGGTATTGACCTTGCCAAAGAAAAATACAAGCCACAATGGGGGGTTAACGCTAGTTACGCCTACAGAGACGACACGCCCGACGGTACAAGTCGAGCAGATTTTTTATCGATGGGTGTAAGTTTCGATGTACCTCTTTTTACAGAAAACCGCCAAGACCAAGAGGTTTCGGCTGCCGTAAGCCTATCTGAAGCCATTAAAACCGACAAGCGCTTAGTCCTCAGAGAAATGATGTCATACATCCAGTCTTTATATGCGGAAAATGAGCGATTAATGGAGCGACAAGCGCTGTACGAACTCGAATTGTTAGAGCAAATGCAAGAGCAAGCTGAGGCATCGCTCAATGCTTATACCAACGACGAAGGAGACTTTGCTGAGGTAGTGCGTGCTCGTATTGCGGATCTTAATGCCAGAATTGACGCACTGGATATCAGTGTGGATTTGGTCAAAACAAAAATTCAACTCAACTATTACTTTGATACCAACGCAGGTATTCCTTTGTCTCAAATCGGAGAACAACAATGA
- a CDS encoding efflux RND transporter periplasmic adaptor subunit, translated as MSTIKALVIGGVAGGIMTALAFTFLIPSSSSTANNEQNEEKQPLYWVAPMDPNYRRDEPGKSPMGMDLIPVYEESSSGDAGSGTITIAPNVENNLGVRTAKVQRRALHVPIRTVGYVQYNEETLIHVHPRVEGWIETLHVKASGEYVKKGEPLYSLYSPELVNAQEELLLAMRRNNKDLIVAARSRLNALQVPEDVVETLTKTKNVQQTVTFSAPQTGFVDNLNIREGFFIKPGVTVMSIGALDEVWVDAEVFERQTAQIVEGLPVTMTLDFLPGKTWQGVVDYVYPTLEQSTRTLRVRLRFANQDYTLKPNMFAQVTIHSDMDSTNLIVPTEAVIRTGNQNRVVLALGDGKFKSVAIKIGRVVDEFTEVLEGLIDGDSIVTSAQFMLDSESSISSDFKRMEPPEESPTSVFTEVMITDVMPSHNMITAKHGPIPEWDWPPMTMDFVVAEHINLATVKGGSSAHIEISKQTDGQYVVTTVHIIDSAQSTQATMSESVWTEVKINSVMDGHRMINVDHPAIKEWDWPAMTMDFNVADNITLSDLASGTLAHIEISKSSSGEYLVSTIYVVEEASSETSTAVDAVWTQATVNAVMSANNQLSLEHDPIEAWDWPAMTMDFNVANEVDLSDITAGMRLHIEITKTQDGAYVITTVHIQASDKGTMDHSQHEGAHE; from the coding sequence ATGAGCACAATTAAAGCACTCGTCATAGGCGGGGTAGCAGGCGGTATTATGACTGCGTTGGCATTCACGTTTCTGATACCATCTTCATCATCCACCGCGAATAATGAGCAAAACGAAGAGAAGCAACCGTTGTATTGGGTTGCGCCGATGGACCCAAATTACCGCAGAGACGAACCAGGAAAGTCTCCGATGGGCATGGATCTCATTCCTGTCTACGAAGAAAGTTCAAGTGGTGATGCGGGCTCAGGAACAATTACTATAGCGCCAAATGTGGAGAACAACCTTGGTGTTCGAACTGCGAAAGTGCAGCGCCGCGCGCTGCATGTCCCTATTAGAACTGTCGGGTACGTTCAATACAACGAAGAAACATTAATCCATGTGCATCCTCGCGTTGAAGGCTGGATAGAAACACTGCATGTAAAAGCATCAGGAGAATATGTTAAAAAAGGGGAACCACTTTACTCTCTATACTCGCCTGAGTTAGTGAATGCACAAGAAGAATTGCTGCTTGCTATGCGCAGAAACAACAAAGATCTGATCGTAGCTGCTCGTTCTCGCTTAAATGCATTGCAAGTTCCTGAAGACGTCGTGGAGACGTTAACAAAAACAAAAAATGTTCAGCAAACCGTTACCTTTTCCGCACCCCAAACCGGATTCGTAGATAATTTAAACATTCGAGAAGGTTTTTTTATAAAACCTGGCGTTACAGTCATGTCGATTGGTGCATTGGATGAGGTTTGGGTTGATGCAGAGGTATTTGAGCGACAAACCGCCCAAATAGTGGAAGGGCTGCCTGTTACTATGACATTAGATTTCCTCCCCGGAAAGACGTGGCAAGGCGTTGTAGACTACGTCTACCCAACCCTTGAACAGAGTACCCGCACACTGCGTGTGCGTCTTCGCTTTGCTAATCAAGATTATACGTTAAAGCCGAACATGTTCGCTCAAGTGACTATCCACTCTGATATGGATTCGACCAACTTGATCGTGCCAACCGAAGCGGTTATTCGAACAGGCAATCAAAATCGCGTTGTATTGGCATTGGGAGATGGAAAATTTAAATCAGTTGCAATCAAAATTGGGCGAGTGGTTGACGAGTTTACAGAAGTACTTGAAGGACTGATCGATGGTGACAGCATTGTCACCTCCGCTCAATTTATGCTTGATTCAGAGAGCAGTATTAGCTCTGACTTTAAGCGAATGGAACCCCCTGAAGAAAGTCCAACATCGGTCTTCACAGAGGTGATGATCACAGACGTGATGCCTTCTCACAACATGATAACTGCAAAACATGGTCCAATTCCAGAATGGGATTGGCCGCCGATGACCATGGATTTTGTGGTAGCGGAGCATATCAATTTAGCAACGGTCAAAGGTGGTTCATCGGCACATATCGAGATCAGTAAGCAAACTGATGGTCAATATGTGGTGACAACCGTGCACATTATCGATTCAGCACAAAGTACACAGGCGACTATGTCTGAAAGCGTTTGGACTGAAGTCAAGATTAATTCTGTAATGGATGGGCATCGAATGATAAATGTCGATCATCCCGCTATAAAAGAGTGGGATTGGCCCGCGATGACGATGGATTTTAACGTGGCAGATAACATTACCTTGTCTGATTTGGCCTCTGGAACGCTTGCGCATATTGAAATTTCAAAATCCTCAAGTGGCGAATATCTTGTTTCTACCATTTATGTTGTTGAAGAGGCAAGTAGTGAAACAAGTACCGCTGTCGACGCTGTGTGGACTCAAGCAACGGTCAATGCAGTGATGAGTGCTAACAACCAGTTAAGCCTTGAACATGACCCTATTGAGGCGTGGGATTGGCCTGCAATGACAATGGATTTCAACGTCGCTAATGAGGTTGATTTATCTGACATTACCGCTGGTATGCGACTGCACATCGAAATTACCAAAACCCAAGACGGTGCGTACGTTATTACCACAGTACATATACAAGCATCTGATAAAGGAACGATGGATCACAGCCAACATGAAGGAGCGCACGAATGA
- a CDS encoding efflux RND transporter permease subunit, whose protein sequence is MIEAVIRWSVSNRFFVLLATIIIVGGGLVTMKNTPVDAIPDLSDVQVIIKTSYPGQAPQVVEDQVTYPLTTAMLSVPGAQTVRGYSFFGDSYVYIIFDDDTDLYWARSRVLEYLSQVAPNLPENARPQLGPDATGVGWVYLYALVDRTGQHDISQLRSLQDWFLKFELQTVPGVSEVSALGGMVKQYQVKVDPEKLRAYGIPLSHIQMAIKRGNQEVGASVVELAEAEYMVRATGYISDKKDIETIPLGVNDNGTPLLIRDIATVDIGPQMRRGIAELNGEGETVGGIVVMRFGENAQKTINGVKAKLEDLKKGLPDGVEVVTVYDRSALIERAVDNLASKLLEEFIVVALVCVAFLFHVRSSLVAIISIPVGIITALIVMYMQGINANIMSLGGIAIAIGAMSDGAIVMIENMHKHMEKTPLTKENRWQVVIDSAVEVGPALFFSLLIITVSFVPVFTLEAQEGRMFSPLAYTKTYAMAASAALAITLVPVLMGYFVRGKVLPEHKNPVNKFLTFLYIPTLKTVLRFPKSTMVAALIVLAIGVWPIDKIGSEFIPPLDEGDLMYMPTTYAGISIGKARELLQQTNKLIKTVPEVETVFGKVGRADTATDPAPLTMIETFIQLKPKEQWREGMTTQDLIKEFDAVVNLPGLTNAWVMPIKTRIDMLATGIKTPVGIKIGGPDLMEIQKIGQQIESILTDVDGTASVYSERVAGGRYLKVDIDREKAARYGLNIADVQQIVSSAIGGVNVTQSVEGLERYPVNIRYPQSYRSSPESLSLLPVVTPQGKRIALADVADVYIEDGPPGIKSENARLNGWVYVDIDGVDIGTYVATAQQVVAEQLVLPAGYSINWSGQYEYMLRAKEKLTYVVPLTLAIIVILLYLNFRNFIEVAIIMGTLPLSMVGSIWLMYIEGFNFSVAVGVGFIALAGVAVEIGVIMLVYLNHEYQALMDRCKEGGTLPSAEMLTEAVLHGAGLRVRPVMMTTATIIFGLLPVLYGSGTGSEVMSRIAAPMVGGMVSAIILTLLILPAIYLIWRKQQLKYLAVVA, encoded by the coding sequence ATGATAGAAGCAGTCATACGTTGGTCGGTCTCAAACCGCTTCTTTGTTTTACTCGCAACCATCATCATAGTCGGTGGCGGTTTAGTTACAATGAAAAATACGCCAGTAGATGCGATCCCAGATTTATCCGATGTCCAAGTGATAATCAAAACGAGTTATCCTGGTCAAGCGCCACAAGTTGTAGAAGATCAGGTAACGTACCCGCTAACGACCGCCATGCTTTCCGTACCGGGTGCACAAACGGTTCGAGGTTATTCGTTTTTCGGTGACTCCTACGTTTATATCATTTTTGATGATGATACCGACTTATATTGGGCAAGAAGCAGGGTGCTTGAATATTTATCGCAAGTTGCCCCCAATCTACCTGAAAACGCCAGGCCGCAATTAGGTCCAGATGCCACAGGCGTTGGTTGGGTTTATCTGTATGCATTGGTCGACAGAACCGGCCAACACGATATTTCTCAATTACGCAGTTTGCAAGACTGGTTCTTGAAATTTGAGCTCCAAACTGTGCCTGGCGTGTCCGAAGTCTCGGCGCTAGGGGGGATGGTGAAACAGTATCAAGTGAAAGTAGATCCTGAAAAACTCCGCGCTTACGGTATACCGCTTTCTCATATTCAGATGGCAATAAAGCGAGGGAATCAAGAAGTTGGGGCCTCTGTAGTGGAGCTTGCAGAAGCTGAGTACATGGTTCGTGCTACGGGGTATATTTCTGATAAGAAGGATATCGAAACTATTCCTCTTGGCGTCAATGACAATGGCACACCGCTTTTAATAAGGGATATTGCCACTGTAGATATCGGTCCACAAATGCGCCGCGGTATAGCAGAGCTAAACGGCGAAGGGGAAACAGTCGGCGGTATTGTCGTGATGCGTTTTGGCGAGAATGCTCAAAAAACGATAAATGGCGTCAAAGCAAAACTAGAGGACTTAAAAAAAGGACTACCTGATGGCGTTGAGGTGGTCACTGTTTATGACCGTTCCGCATTAATTGAAAGGGCCGTTGATAACCTAGCTTCAAAACTATTAGAAGAGTTTATCGTAGTCGCTTTGGTATGTGTCGCTTTTCTTTTTCATGTTCGGTCGTCACTCGTCGCTATCATCAGTATTCCTGTTGGGATCATTACCGCGCTAATCGTTATGTATATGCAAGGTATCAATGCCAATATCATGTCGTTGGGCGGCATTGCTATTGCCATTGGCGCCATGAGTGATGGTGCGATCGTTATGATTGAAAATATGCACAAACACATGGAAAAGACGCCTCTTACCAAGGAAAATCGCTGGCAGGTTGTTATCGATTCTGCGGTCGAAGTTGGACCTGCGTTATTTTTCAGTTTGTTGATCATTACGGTTAGTTTTGTACCTGTTTTTACGCTTGAGGCCCAGGAAGGGAGGATGTTTTCCCCTCTTGCTTATACGAAAACATATGCAATGGCTGCATCAGCGGCACTTGCGATTACACTGGTCCCAGTCTTAATGGGGTATTTTGTACGTGGAAAGGTGTTGCCTGAACACAAAAACCCAGTCAACAAGTTTTTAACGTTTTTATACATACCGACGCTCAAGACAGTTTTGCGCTTTCCAAAGTCAACGATGGTCGCAGCATTGATTGTCTTGGCTATCGGGGTTTGGCCAATTGATAAAATTGGTAGTGAATTTATTCCCCCGCTTGACGAAGGCGATTTGATGTATATGCCGACCACCTATGCCGGCATATCAATCGGGAAGGCACGAGAGCTTCTTCAACAGACCAACAAATTAATAAAAACCGTACCAGAAGTAGAAACGGTATTTGGCAAAGTAGGGCGGGCGGATACGGCGACGGACCCCGCACCACTGACCATGATTGAGACATTTATTCAATTGAAACCCAAAGAACAATGGCGAGAAGGGATGACCACGCAGGACCTTATTAAAGAGTTTGATGCTGTGGTCAATTTACCGGGCTTAACCAACGCATGGGTGATGCCAATAAAAACCCGAATTGACATGCTTGCCACAGGAATTAAAACCCCTGTTGGGATTAAAATTGGTGGTCCCGATCTAATGGAAATTCAAAAAATCGGCCAACAAATTGAGTCAATATTAACTGACGTCGATGGCACGGCTTCAGTGTATTCTGAACGCGTCGCTGGCGGTCGCTACTTGAAAGTCGACATTGATCGCGAAAAAGCAGCCCGATATGGGCTCAATATCGCTGATGTTCAGCAAATTGTCTCTAGTGCAATTGGCGGTGTTAACGTAACACAGAGTGTAGAAGGGCTGGAGCGCTATCCAGTAAATATTCGTTATCCGCAGTCATACCGAAGCTCTCCAGAGTCGCTTTCTTTGTTACCTGTAGTGACACCACAAGGAAAACGTATAGCCTTAGCTGATGTTGCTGACGTCTACATCGAAGACGGTCCACCGGGTATCAAGAGTGAAAACGCGCGGCTCAATGGATGGGTGTATGTTGACATCGATGGTGTAGACATAGGCACGTATGTGGCTACCGCGCAGCAAGTTGTTGCTGAACAACTCGTTTTACCCGCCGGCTATTCAATTAATTGGTCTGGCCAATACGAGTATATGTTAAGGGCAAAGGAGAAGCTCACTTACGTAGTGCCTTTGACGCTCGCTATAATCGTTATTCTATTGTACCTCAACTTCCGAAACTTCATTGAAGTGGCGATTATTATGGGGACGTTGCCATTGTCGATGGTTGGCAGCATATGGCTTATGTACATCGAAGGCTTTAATTTCTCCGTGGCCGTAGGCGTAGGTTTCATTGCCTTGGCCGGTGTCGCTGTAGAAATAGGAGTCATTATGCTTGTATATCTCAATCATGAATATCAGGCACTGATGGATAGATGCAAAGAAGGGGGTACCTTACCGAGCGCCGAGATGTTGACCGAGGCAGTACTGCACGGTGCAGGATTGCGTGTTCGTCCCGTCATGATGACAACGGCCACTATCATCTTTGGATTGCTGCCGGTTTTATATGGCTCTGGTACGGGGTCCGAAGTCATGAGTCGGATTGCCGCGCCGATGGTGGGAGGAATGGTTAGTGCGATTATTCTGACACTACTCATACTGCCTGCCATTTATTTAATATGGCGCAAACAACAGCTTAAATACTTGGCTGTCGTTGCGTAA
- a CDS encoding copper resistance CopC family protein: MKLIFSMLMVALSFSTFAHTTLKTSTPKDNAMLMSSPPELSLVFTKPVRLARVTLQSKSGETIPFEFKPSTELASAFSYELPGLPVDTYTVNWMLLGQDGHKMEGAFSFMVHASMMKHNDKKHDSTHGNH, from the coding sequence ATGAAACTAATCTTTTCAATGCTCATGGTAGCCTTAAGTTTTTCTACTTTTGCTCACACAACACTTAAGACATCTACGCCTAAGGATAATGCAATGTTGATGTCATCTCCACCTGAACTATCATTGGTTTTTACCAAGCCTGTAAGGTTGGCTAGAGTAACGTTGCAATCAAAAAGTGGGGAAACCATTCCGTTTGAGTTTAAGCCAAGTACGGAACTCGCTAGTGCCTTTAGTTACGAATTACCCGGATTACCAGTAGATACATACACTGTCAATTGGATGTTGCTAGGTCAGGACGGTCACAAAATGGAAGGGGCTTTTAGTTTTATGGTGCATGCTTCAATGATGAAACATAACGATAAAAAGCACGACAGCACGCACGGCAACCATTAG
- a CDS encoding copper resistance D family protein, with protein MDIWQLGLLISKFGVYLGVSALLGGGWILCITNTDIDTKFTLPASLQTTVTRHMCLFAVIGIIFSAFDFLFQVGQLAQSGYAGMFDPIMREMVAHSTLGDVAKSRLVLFASALLYLTYLGHSIRKNALISSLSLGIFIVIALAGFGYTFTLTGHTQQLQPSFKFILAAHAVIALAWVGSLWPLSRTCVELSTPNLHHVMTKFGKSAMYPIGGLIIAGLLLAWQLVRSVSSLLDTNYGFVLLIKLLFVGAIFLIALLHKLRLVPQLLTGITSPRTLQKSIQIELCIGIFILMVTVVLSTVVGPNY; from the coding sequence ATGGACATTTGGCAGTTGGGGTTGTTGATTTCAAAGTTTGGTGTTTATCTCGGCGTATCAGCGCTGCTTGGTGGTGGTTGGATTTTGTGCATTACCAATACTGATATTGACACCAAATTTACTTTACCCGCAAGCTTACAAACAACGGTAACAAGGCACATGTGTTTGTTTGCGGTCATTGGCATCATTTTTAGTGCTTTTGACTTTTTGTTTCAGGTTGGGCAGCTCGCTCAATCTGGATACGCTGGTATGTTTGACCCCATTATGCGAGAGATGGTCGCGCATTCAACGCTCGGAGATGTTGCAAAAAGTCGACTAGTGCTGTTCGCAAGTGCGCTACTATATTTAACCTATTTAGGTCATTCAATTAGAAAAAACGCCCTTATTTCAAGTCTCTCTCTTGGAATTTTCATTGTTATTGCGTTGGCAGGGTTCGGGTATACATTTACGTTAACTGGGCATACTCAACAGTTACAACCTAGTTTTAAATTTATCCTGGCTGCTCATGCCGTTATTGCACTCGCGTGGGTGGGTTCACTCTGGCCTCTTTCAAGGACGTGCGTAGAGCTTTCTACCCCCAATTTGCACCATGTCATGACAAAATTTGGGAAATCGGCGATGTACCCCATTGGGGGGCTAATTATTGCTGGTTTATTACTGGCTTGGCAACTTGTGCGTTCTGTTAGCAGTTTGCTCGACACAAACTACGGCTTTGTATTGCTTATTAAGCTGTTGTTTGTTGGTGCTATCTTTCTAATCGCGTTGTTACACAAACTGAGATTGGTTCCTCAGCTTTTAACCGGCATAACCAGTCCTAGAACGCTTCAAAAATCAATCCAAATCGAACTTTGTATAGGGATATTTATTTTAATGGTGACGGTGGTGTTAAGTACCGTCGTAGGCCCCAATTATTGA
- a CDS encoding YybH family protein, which yields MKKIYLLSIILFPLLLTNSVNAHDKTHNDTSNSPMYTGLDSDAGIIAKQFHKALSEANAETVMSLLADDVLILEGSRIERSADEYRAHHLQADMQFSSAVTTKTIEHHVRVHGNTAVSISRSHTSGNYNGRDIDRTGNETLFLTLINGQWKISHIHWSH from the coding sequence ATGAAAAAAATCTATTTGTTGTCAATCATACTCTTTCCTTTGCTGTTAACTAACAGTGTTAATGCTCATGATAAAACGCATAACGACACCAGTAATAGTCCTATGTACACAGGGCTAGACTCCGACGCAGGAATAATAGCAAAACAATTCCACAAAGCACTCTCCGAGGCTAATGCAGAGACAGTCATGAGCTTACTTGCCGATGATGTCCTTATTTTGGAAGGGAGCAGAATTGAGCGCAGTGCCGACGAATATCGTGCACATCATTTGCAAGCAGACATGCAATTTTCATCTGCTGTAACCACGAAGACGATTGAGCATCATGTTCGTGTGCATGGAAATACAGCTGTCTCCATTTCAAGAAGTCACACTTCTGGAAACTATAATGGTCGAGATATTGATAGGACAGGCAATGAAACGCTCTTTTTAACGCTGATCAATGGACAGTGGAAAATCAGTCATATTCATTGGTCTCACTAA
- a CDS encoding nuclear transport factor 2 family protein, whose protein sequence is MKLFYASCVAIFLATSPYIYASEQTNDEIEILEMIQDIEKGWESGNGMPFYQHYLGQVGARYIESGGQNKGLEDLVKNHVVPEKEVLKRLTIDILDIETNVEGDFAWAVTTVNVSGEVRKTGAVFDKKGFQTYLFRRTDEGWKVIHSHSSTRDNKPHKHH, encoded by the coding sequence ATGAAACTTTTCTATGCAAGCTGCGTTGCTATTTTTTTAGCCACATCACCATACATTTATGCGTCTGAGCAAACGAACGACGAAATCGAGATACTAGAAATGATCCAAGATATTGAAAAGGGGTGGGAGTCTGGCAACGGTATGCCGTTCTATCAACATTATCTTGGCCAGGTAGGTGCGCGTTACATTGAGTCAGGCGGTCAGAATAAAGGGTTAGAGGATTTGGTCAAAAATCATGTAGTGCCGGAAAAAGAGGTATTGAAACGATTGACCATTGATATACTAGATATCGAAACAAACGTTGAAGGAGACTTCGCTTGGGCAGTTACGACAGTAAATGTTTCAGGAGAAGTGCGCAAAACCGGCGCAGTTTTTGATAAAAAAGGATTTCAAACCTATTTGTTTCGCCGAACTGATGAAGGATGGAAGGTCATTCATTCTCATTCATCCACCCGTGATAACAAGCCACATAAGCACCATTAA
- a CDS encoding heparan-alpha-glucosaminide N-acetyltransferase encodes MDAIRTLAIVLMVVFHFAYDLRFFGWVDWNVPNGKGWREFRYVILTLFFVSVGASLVLGNYRKFSLKMFLLRLFSIAFWAAVISLFTYYFFNANWIFFGVLHFIAVASVLCVPLIRKPILSLLLGFVAVTLFNIGLVSSKWPFNLISLSLPHSPNDYVAIFPWIGVVLFGIAIGHVLKSGFDPFAKWNIPNKLTLLGRHSLAVYILHQPIFFVLFGTIYWLSSSV; translated from the coding sequence TTGGATGCAATACGAACGTTAGCCATTGTGTTGATGGTTGTATTCCATTTTGCTTACGACCTTCGTTTCTTTGGTTGGGTTGATTGGAATGTCCCCAATGGAAAAGGGTGGAGGGAGTTTCGGTATGTAATATTGACGCTCTTCTTCGTGAGTGTAGGCGCGTCGCTCGTGCTCGGGAATTATCGAAAATTTAGTCTAAAAATGTTTTTACTGCGGCTGTTTTCCATAGCGTTCTGGGCCGCGGTAATATCGCTTTTTACGTATTATTTTTTTAATGCAAACTGGATATTCTTTGGCGTATTGCATTTTATTGCTGTAGCGAGTGTTTTGTGTGTTCCGTTGATTAGAAAACCCATATTGTCGCTGTTGTTGGGTTTTGTTGCGGTCACGTTGTTTAACATTGGCCTAGTATCCAGTAAATGGCCATTTAATCTGATCAGTTTGTCACTACCTCATTCTCCAAACGATTACGTTGCAATTTTTCCATGGATAGGTGTTGTATTGTTTGGTATCGCGATAGGGCACGTTTTGAAAAGCGGATTTGATCCGTTTGCAAAATGGAATATTCCGAATAAGTTGACTCTTCTCGGACGGCATAGTTTAGCAGTTTACATATTGCATCAACCTATCTTTTTTGTGCTGTTTGGTACTATCTATTGGTTGAGCTCATCGGTGTAA